One region of Etheostoma cragini isolate CJK2018 chromosome 16, CSU_Ecrag_1.0, whole genome shotgun sequence genomic DNA includes:
- the taok3b gene encoding serine/threonine-protein kinase TAO3 isoform X2 — protein MSGYKRMRRQHQKQLIALENRLKAEMDEHRLRLQKELETHANNTYIELERLAKRHAAQTDKEMKSVAAEERRIQQQIVAQQKKELTNFLENQKKEYRLCKDKIKEEMDEDPCTPKEEKQERLSRHKETIQRSQAEEEAHLLAQQRLVYDRSCRALKRRSLVRKHEFEQEQLREELNKKRTQKEMEHALMIRQDESTQDMERRQLQMLQKLRIELMRLQHQTELENQEEYNGRRQRELHRKHTLEQRQQPRNLKALEMQIKKQFQDTCKVQNKQYKALRNHQLEVSPKGDHKNILKNLKEEQTRKLAILAEQYEQSINEMMASQAMRLDAEQEIECQALKQQLKQEMELLDAYQRKTKSQMETQHEREQQKLEQKVSIRRAHLEQKIEEELAALQKERTERIKHLLERQDREINAFDTESRSLGFGSLESLDFPKEDNR, from the exons ATGTCTGGGTATAAGCGCATGCGGCGGCAGCACCAGAAACAGCTGATCGCCCTGGAGAACAGGCTAAAGGCCGAGATGGATGAGCATAGGCTCCGGTTGCAGAAGGAATTAGAGACACATGCGAACAACACTTACATTGAGCTGGAAAGACTGGCCAAACGCCACGCtgcacaaacagacaaagag ATGAAGTCAGTTGCAGCTGAAGAGAGGAGGATCCAGCAACAGATTGTTGCTCAGCAAAAGAAAGAGCTAACTAATTTCTTAGAGAATCAGAAAAAGGAGTACAGGCTTTGTAAAGACAAGATCAAAGAA GAGATGGATGAAGACCCTTGTACACCCAAGGAGGAGAAGCAGGAGCGTCTGTCAAGGCACAAAGAAACAATACAGCGCTCTCAGGCTGAGGAAGAAGCTCATCTGCTAGCCCAGCAGAGGCTAGTCTATGACAGGAGCTGCAGGGCCCTCAAACGCCGGAGTCTGGTCAGGAAGCATGAGTTTGAACAGGAGCAACTGAGAGAG GAGCTGAACAAAAAGCGGACCCAGAAGGAGATGGAACATGCTCTGATGATCCGGCAGGACGAGTCCACCCAGGACATGGAGCGCAGACAGCTGCAGATGTTGCAGAAGTTGCGTATTGAACTCATGCGGCTGCAGCACCAGACAGAGCTCGAAAACCAGGAGGAGTACAACGGCCGGCGGCAGAGAGAACTACACAGGAAACACACTCTGGAGCAGCGGCAGCAGCCCAGAAACCTCAAG GCACTGGAGATGCAGATCAAGAAACAGTTCCAAGATACTTGCAAGGTGCAGAACAAGCAGTACAAAGCTCTTAGGAACCATCAGCTGGAGGTCTCTCCTAAAGGCGACCATAAGAACATCCTTAAGAACCTAAAAGAGGAGCAGACACGCAAGCTGGCCATACTGGCGGAGCAGTATGAGCAGAGCATCAACGAGATGATGGCTTCACAAGCG ATGCGACTAGACGCAGAGCAGGAAATAGAGTGCCAAGCTCTGAAGCAGCAGCTGAAGCAAGAGATGGAGCTCCTGGACGCCTACCAGAGAAAAACCAAGTCACAGATGGAGACCCAACACGAGCGAGAGCAGCAGAAACTTGAGCAGAAGGTCTCCATACGCAGGGCGCACCTTGAACAGAAG ATTGAAGAGGAACTGGCAGCACTTCAGAAGGAGCGCACCGAAAGGATCAAACACTTGCTGGAACGTCAGGACAGAGAAATTAATGCTTTTGACACAGAAAGTAGAAGCCTTGGCTTCGGGAGCCTGGAATCTCTGGACTTCCCCAAAGAAGACAACAGATGA
- the taok3b gene encoding serine/threonine-protein kinase TAO3 isoform X1 — MSGYKRMRRQHQKQLIALENRLKAEMDEHRLRLQKELETHANNTYIELERLAKRHAAQTDKEMKSVAAEERRIQQQIVAQQKKELTNFLENQKKEYRLCKDKIKEEMDEDPCTPKEEKQERLSRHKETIQRSQAEEEAHLLAQQRLVYDRSCRALKRRSLVRKHEFEQEQLREELNKKRTQKEMEHALMIRQDESTQDMERRQLQMLQKLRIELMRLQHQTELENQEEYNGRRQRELHRKHTLEQRQQPRNLKVAGTFNLQLSGYLALEMQIKKQFQDTCKVQNKQYKALRNHQLEVSPKGDHKNILKNLKEEQTRKLAILAEQYEQSINEMMASQAMRLDAEQEIECQALKQQLKQEMELLDAYQRKTKSQMETQHEREQQKLEQKVSIRRAHLEQKIEEELAALQKERTERIKHLLERQDREINAFDTESRSLGFGSLESLDFPKEDNR; from the exons ATGTCTGGGTATAAGCGCATGCGGCGGCAGCACCAGAAACAGCTGATCGCCCTGGAGAACAGGCTAAAGGCCGAGATGGATGAGCATAGGCTCCGGTTGCAGAAGGAATTAGAGACACATGCGAACAACACTTACATTGAGCTGGAAAGACTGGCCAAACGCCACGCtgcacaaacagacaaagag ATGAAGTCAGTTGCAGCTGAAGAGAGGAGGATCCAGCAACAGATTGTTGCTCAGCAAAAGAAAGAGCTAACTAATTTCTTAGAGAATCAGAAAAAGGAGTACAGGCTTTGTAAAGACAAGATCAAAGAA GAGATGGATGAAGACCCTTGTACACCCAAGGAGGAGAAGCAGGAGCGTCTGTCAAGGCACAAAGAAACAATACAGCGCTCTCAGGCTGAGGAAGAAGCTCATCTGCTAGCCCAGCAGAGGCTAGTCTATGACAGGAGCTGCAGGGCCCTCAAACGCCGGAGTCTGGTCAGGAAGCATGAGTTTGAACAGGAGCAACTGAGAGAG GAGCTGAACAAAAAGCGGACCCAGAAGGAGATGGAACATGCTCTGATGATCCGGCAGGACGAGTCCACCCAGGACATGGAGCGCAGACAGCTGCAGATGTTGCAGAAGTTGCGTATTGAACTCATGCGGCTGCAGCACCAGACAGAGCTCGAAAACCAGGAGGAGTACAACGGCCGGCGGCAGAGAGAACTACACAGGAAACACACTCTGGAGCAGCGGCAGCAGCCCAGAAACCTCAAGGTGGCTGGAACTTTCAATTTGCAGCTAAGTGGTTATTTA GCACTGGAGATGCAGATCAAGAAACAGTTCCAAGATACTTGCAAGGTGCAGAACAAGCAGTACAAAGCTCTTAGGAACCATCAGCTGGAGGTCTCTCCTAAAGGCGACCATAAGAACATCCTTAAGAACCTAAAAGAGGAGCAGACACGCAAGCTGGCCATACTGGCGGAGCAGTATGAGCAGAGCATCAACGAGATGATGGCTTCACAAGCG ATGCGACTAGACGCAGAGCAGGAAATAGAGTGCCAAGCTCTGAAGCAGCAGCTGAAGCAAGAGATGGAGCTCCTGGACGCCTACCAGAGAAAAACCAAGTCACAGATGGAGACCCAACACGAGCGAGAGCAGCAGAAACTTGAGCAGAAGGTCTCCATACGCAGGGCGCACCTTGAACAGAAG ATTGAAGAGGAACTGGCAGCACTTCAGAAGGAGCGCACCGAAAGGATCAAACACTTGCTGGAACGTCAGGACAGAGAAATTAATGCTTTTGACACAGAAAGTAGAAGCCTTGGCTTCGGGAGCCTGGAATCTCTGGACTTCCCCAAAGAAGACAACAGATGA
- the m17 gene encoding IL-6 subfamily cytokine M17, whose amino-acid sequence MNGHVKSMNFQQFMEQATTLLSLLLVMAVYSTRTVAASRNQQCGNPLQQTLKLSRLIQKETVDLIKTYKVSQGEMSELFCKVSVNNIPDPNISGMETSEKIVSIYTHLQDFLPHFNRVYDQQTDLQSSTSPLLTELNNVRARSINLAAHINNLYQSLFPNVPVPEPAGRPTTLPPPQNVFQQKVYGCVVLKTYKELLLNVSRELRILKSKMCTRRIQKKHFF is encoded by the exons ATGAATGGTCATGTAAAGAGTATGAATTTTCAACAGTTTATGGAACAAGCAACAA CATTACTCTCTCTCCTGCTGGTTATGGCTGTTTATTCAACAAGAACTGTGGCAGCAAGCAGAAACCAGCAGTGTGGGAATCCTCTGCAGCAGACTCTTAAGCTAAGCAGACTCATACAGAAGGAAACTGTCGACCTAATCAAAACATAT AAAGTCTCTCAAGGAGAAATGTCAGAGCTCTTCTGCAAGGTGTCAGTTAACAACATCCCTGACCCAAACATCTCTGGCATGGAGACCTCAGAGAAGATAGTGAGCATCTACACACATCTCCAAGACTTCCTCCCACATTTCAACCGAGTGTACGATCAGCAGACAGACTTGCAGTCATCCACAAGCCCACTGCTGACAGAGTTAAACAATGTAAGGGCTAGGAGCATTAACCTGGctgcacacataaacaaccTCTATCAGAGCCTCTTCCCAAACGTGCCTGTACCAGAGCCAGCAGGAAGACCGACAACACTACCTCCACCTCAGAACGTCTTTCAGCAGAAAGTCTACGGCTGTGTGGTCTTGAAAACCTACAAGGAGCTCTTGTTAAATGTTTCTCGAGAACTGAGGATTCTAAAAAGCAAAATGTGCACAAGGAGgatccaaaaaaaacattttttctga
- the LOC117959332 gene encoding heat shock protein beta-1-like: MGEQNKILSRPIFRRDVSWDPFPNWTQPSRIFAQDFGLPPFLEPSDLEWIDWSKRRLASFSWPGYTQTPLLPPFTGQHPPALKQKGLRQLTSGVSEIRTGQDSWKINLDVNHFLPEEITITTKEGYLQISGNHEEKQDEHGSVSRCFTRKYKLPQGVDTQHISSSLSGDGVLSIEAPAPRTSISIPANEIVIPVQIRQTQDGDK; the protein is encoded by the exons ATGGgggaacaaaataaaatattatccCGTCCCATTTTCCGCCGAGATGTGAGCTGGGATCCTTTCCCAAACTGGACGCAGCCGAGCCGGATCTTTGCACAGGATTTTGGCCTCCCTCCCTTCCTGGAACCTAGTGATCTGGAGTGGATAGACTGGTCAAAGAGAAGACTAGCATCTTTCTCCTGGCCGGGGTACACACAAACTCCCCTTTTGCCTCCATTCACTGGTCAGCACCCTCCAGCGTTGAAACAAAAGGGTTTGAGACAACTGACAAGTGGAGTGTCAGAGATCCGAACAGGGCAGGACAGCTGGAAGATTAACCTGGACGTCAATCACTTCTTGCCTGAGGAAATTACAATCACAACCAAGGAGGGTTATTTGCAAATATCAG GAAATCATGAAGAAAAGCAGGATGAGCACGGATCGGTTTCAAGATGCTTCACCCGTAAATACAA GCTTCCGCAGGGGGTAGACACGCAGCACATCAGTTCTTCTTTGTCCGGGGATGGAGTTCTGTCCATAGAGGCCCCGGCCCCCAGGACATCCATCAGCATCCCAGCGAACGAGATTGTCATACCTGTACAGATCAGACAGACGCAGGATGGCGACAAGTGA